From a region of the Besnoitia besnoiti strain Bb-Ger1 chromosome I, whole genome shotgun sequence genome:
- a CDS encoding hypothetical protein (encoded by transcript BESB_006560), with product MISGASSSAGAASARNSSAASSASWSGGRISSAVFSSSPSSAARLSSPSSRSKESRGSPRSSDGSGGRGLASRSSVGTELLRGGRRKASAFSSSRGEAEDEESPPPSPLSSQGRAAETQVAAGDSNVYYKSSHSGSASKLRLRMPSVFESADACGKTSVDGEEEEGSGTSPAHFAPSERRKLSSPRRPSPPSRSRSSSDSSASASDSPSCSLASSLRPSEAASSSCTSQPVDSSSSSSSYGGSSPSSSLRTETRGSRRTSSCSFTPERPRRSSKPFGCRLAHPSPFSAEATSGALPGAWAVSSGRTGVASSKNDTATRFHPEQHPECFACRPPVFSLSRERDELHRLTQSASETPSSPCHSSITVQKATHAGCERSTADDDSFSGLAREARGDSSRATSLPFSLPSPSSFMRHGYASPLSARDLPSVHQRTTWRIPRLHAESYLVSSQRRVSCMSSRSLPRIAASDSGKGERRRRGTAGSASSLCSFLMPRAQASSASSSLPSSSPRAGLSLPLKASSPLSSGRHRDPRHGAPTSAKVGDSGEVTSGDELFVDVSREIRILDALSEIQRKSLVAAHCVEHGAALSESSSFVNDWGSPRSQGCSPRRFWARHASPLGKDRGAERRGLLRAGSLCGLDQRSRELELPAEAARPSSASSLPPLPPRQTYCTDEQLKQLQNLRRLLRGATGNPVVEAAVDAALPSLWAPPPACCASASSLADDASCAWAAARARLEAHEKTIRDLERTRKERGVCRLAGGDTALTEAGQGDCLLTGARGEQGTSPSAAEATGEKHRAEEGETLSIQHRTDELWADEDDGDDGNVPRKCQLAEFLRNRPGGPSSLGSLARRENTEREKAIVARPSVATGLDAVVSRSLSRSCTQERSDRRETQAADEGGDGESVRRGTTQARQRLGSRGSRSQANESVALPPGSADGRGAEGPSSYAPPGGVSSSVSSAAFAAPADDRLRAWAHHGPSTEAFDRVDFVSRRLGLPDKKTPAGDGAGLGALASSGSSARGGAWVPGWGVRETRKPKGETRGGDSPTTSTSTDGRR from the coding sequence ATGATCTCCGGGGCTTCctcgagcgcaggcgcggcgagcgcacgcaacagctcggcggcctcgtccgCTTCGTGGTCAGGAGGCCGCATCTCGAGTGCGGtattttcttcttcgccgagcagcgctgcgcgtctgtcgtctccctcttctaGAAGCAAAGAAAGTCGAGgctcgccgcgaagcagcgacggcagcggcggccgagggcTCGCCAGCCGCAGTTCAGTCGGCACGGAACTGTtgagaggcgggcgacggaaagcttctgccttttcttcgagtcgaggagaagcggaggacgaggagagtCCACCACCCTCTCCGCTATCCAGCCAGGGGAGAGCTGCCGAGACCCAGGTCGCGGCCGGCGACTCGAATGTGTATTACAAGAGTTCGCACTCAGGGAGTGCCTCCAAGCTCAGGCTCCGCATGCCGTCCGTGTTCGAGAGCGCAGACGCATGCGGTAAAACGAGCGTAGACggtgaggaggaagagggaaGCGGGACTTCGCCTGCCCATTTCGCGCCAtcggagagaagaaagctttcttctcctagacggccctcgcctccctcccgctcgcgctcgtcttctgattcgtccgcctctgcatcCGACTCCCCATCTTGCTCGCTTGCAtcctctcttcgtccctCTGAAGCCGCTAGTTCTTCGTGCACTTCTCAGCCTGTTgactcttcttcctcctcgtcttcgtatGGCGGGTCTTCcccgtcctcttctctccgaACCGAGACACGCGGAAGTCGACGAacaagcagctgcagctttACACCCGAGCGCCCTCGGCGCTCAAGCAAGCCCTTCGGCTGCCGTTTGGCTCACCCCTCCCCTttctccgcggaggcgacgtcTGGCGCTCTTCCAGGCGCTTGGGCGGTCTCCTCCGGCCGAACAGGCGTCGCTTCGTCGAAAAATGATACCGCCACGCGCTTCCATCCTGAGCAGCACCCTGAATGTTTCGCCTGTCGCCCGCCTGTGTTCTCGCTGTCCCGCGAAAGGGACGAGCTCCATCGCCTGACGCAGAGTGCCTCTGAGacgccgtcctcgccctgcCACAGCTCCATTACCGTGCAAAAAGCCACCCATGCAGGATGCGAGCGCTCGACTGCGGACGACGACTCTTTCTCCGGGCtcgcacgcgaggcgcgaggagactctTCGCGGGCGACTTCGCTCCCCTTttccctcccctccccttcTTCATTCATGAGGCACGGctacgcgtcgccgctgtcggctCGGGATCTGCCCTCTGTGCACCAGCGGACAACATGGCGTATTCCtcggctgcatgcggagaGCTATCTCGTTTCCAGTCAGCGGCGCGTCTCATGCATGTCTTCGCGATCGCTGCCGCGaatcgcggcgagcgacagcggcaAGGGAGAACGAAGACGGAGGGGGACAGCAggctctgcctcttctttgtGTTCTTTTCTGATGCCGCGCGCCCAGGCTTCCTCCGCatcgtcttctctgccttcgtcttcgccgcgtgccggcctgtctctgcctctgaaggcttcttctcccctctCTTCTGGGCGCCACCGCGACCCTCGCCACGGCGCCCCGACTAGCGCAAAAGTGGGCGACAGCGGTGAGGTCACATCTGGCGACGAGCTCTTCGTGGATGTGAGCCGAGAGATTCGGATCCTCGACGCTCTCTCAGAAATCCAGAGAAAGTCCCTGGTTGCCGCACACTGCGTGGAGCACGGGGCTGCCCTCTCCGAGTCCAGCTCCTTCGTGAACGACTggggctcgccgcgctcgcaggGCTGCAGCCCGCGGCGTTTCTGGGCGCGACACGCCTCCCCCCTCGGCAAAGACCGgggagcagagagacgcggccttctccgcgcgggaTCTTTGTGCGGGCTCGACCAAAGAAGCCGCGAGCTTGAGCTCCCggccgaggctgcgcgcccctcctccgcctcttcgcttccgccgctccctccgcggcAAACGTACTGCACAGACGAGCAACTGAAGCAGCTACAGAatctccgccgtctcttgCGAGGCGCCACTGGCAACCCTgtcgtcgaggccgcggtCGACGctgcgcttccttctctctgggctcctccgcccgcctgctgcgcatcCGCGAGCAGCCTGGCTGAcgacgcctcctgcgcctgggcagcggcgcgcgcgcgcctggaggcaCACGAGAAGACCATACGCGACCTCGAAAGAACGCGGAAggagcgcggcgtctgccgacTTGCAGGCGGCGACACAGCCCTCACGGAAGCGGGGCAGGGGGACTGTCTCCTCACAGGGGCTCGGGGCGAGCAAGGGACAAGCCCAAGCGCCGCTGAGGCGACCGGAGAGAAGCACCGCgcggaagagggagagacgctCTCCATACAGCATCGTACAGACGAACTGTGGGCCGACGAAGACGATGGAGACGACGGAAACGTCCCTCGAAAATGCCAGCTTGCGGAGTTCCTCAGAAACCGCCCCGGCGGGCCTTCGTCTCTAGGTAGTCTCGCGCGACGTGAAAAcaccgagagagagaaagcgatcGTGGCGCGGCCGTCGGTGGCGACAGGACTGGACGCTgtcgtctcgcgctctctgtcCAGGAGTTGCACACAGGAGAGATCCGAtcgaagagagacacaggcggcagacgaaggTGGCGATGGAGAGAGTGTACGCCGAGGGACGACTcaggcgagacagaggctGGGCAGCAGGGGATCGCGCAGCCAAGCCAACGAGTCCGTCGCCTTGCCGCCTGGCTCGGCTGAtggacgcggcgcggaaggccccTCTTCGTACGCGCCACCGGGaggtgtctcctcctctgtctcttccgcggccttcgcagcCCCCGCGGAcgaccgcctgcgcgcctgggCGCACCACGGTCCGAGCACGGAGGCCTTCGATCGCGTCGACTtcgtctcgcggcgcctggggctCCCCGACAAGAAGacgcccgcaggcgacggggcCGGTCTCGGGGCACTCGCTTCCTCCGGATCGAgtgcgcgggggggggcgtgGGTGCCTGGCTGGGGGGTTCGCGAGACGAGAAAGCCGAAGGGCGAGACGCGTGGCGGCGACTCACCAACGACATCGACGAGTACAGATGGAAGGCGCTGA
- a CDS encoding hypothetical protein (encoded by transcript BESB_006570), translating to MEIWVRAVLSGGIFVAAMLAAAAGTGGGALYIPGYVVALRDVHKAVPLSKVTIFGACLMSVLFNLRRKQPSGKLSLISYELAAILEPFTLLGGVLGVLLNIIMTDLQIICCLVAVLSFTTYKTTRRGILQYREESRLIAQRAGTDSALLSAKPAVPLFSPSEPGGDDETSSLLAPDSLPFSSRQPSRGGHLLSTASLAEIMETPDILLDSPTSGEKDGTLKGDLGGHDEPCLRQLSPREKDVIEHEREEILEAKQHPSWISLVYLVFDVVVNTLCLLGAGGPVAIVCGEPWQQALIYFLISFHVFATALYARWLLRSKRRREQLGIRDEDVEHGGLGWVSPRTVVLYPFLSLLAGVAAGSLGIGGGLIKGPLLLEIGLNSLSAVTTANFMIFFTSSANALQYATLGRLHIEDSINFFCIAALGGAVGLVCVTKALKRTKRQSGLTLLLAFTTLLSMLCMLFSFGYNHMRNTGRGNDKPLTMEDACQERNRLLFVHS from the exons ATGGAGATTTGGGTTCGCGCCGTTTTATCCGGCGGCATCTTCGTCGCGGCTatgctggcggcggccgctgggaCGGGAGGCGGAGCGTTGTATATCCCCGGCTACGTGGTGGCTCTCCGTGATGTGCACAAAGCTGTGCCTCTTTCGAAAGTCACCATTTTCGGAGCTTGCTTAATGTCTGTTCTCTTCAACCTCCGGAGAAAGCAGCCTTCTGGGAAACTGTCTCTCATCTCGTATGAACTCGCGGCGATCCTCGAGCCCTTCACACTCTTAGGCGGCGTACTCGGCGTCCTGCTGAATATCATCATGACTGACCTTCAGATTATATGCTGCCTGGTTGCTGTTCTGTCTTTCACGACCTACAAAACGACCCGAAGGGGAATTCTACAATACAGAGAGGAGTCGCGCCTCATCGCGCAGCGAGCGGGAACTGACTCAG CTCTTCTGTCGGCGAAGCCCGCCGTTCCGCTGTTTTCTCCCTCCGAGCCcgggggcgacgacgagactTCGTCGCTTCTTGCGCCGGACTCGctgcctttttcttctcgccaaccgtcgcgcggcgggcaTCTGTTGAGCACTGCCTCGCTGGCGGAGATCATGGAGACGCCCGACATTTTGCTCGACTCGCCGACCTCGGGAGAGAAGGACGGCACTTTGAAGGGCGACTTGGGCGGTCATGACGAGCCGTGTCTGCGTCAGCTCTCGCCCAGGGAGAAGGACGTTATTGAGCACGAGAGGGAAGAAATCCTTGAGGCGAAGCAACATCCCTCCTGGATTAGTCTGGTGTATCTGGTCTTCGATGTAGTTGTCAACACGctgtgtctcctcggcgcgggcggcccgGTCGCCatcgtctgcggcgagccgTGGCAGCAAGCGCTCATCTACTTTTTGATTTCTTTTCACGTTTTCGCGACGGCGTTGTACGCGCGCTGGCTTCTGCGTTccaagagaaggcgcgagcaACTCGGCATTCGCGATGAAGACGTTGAACACGGCGGCCTGGGCTGGGTGTCGCCGCGCACCGTCGTCCTCTATCCctttctttcgcttcttgcgggcgtcgccgcggggtCTTTAGGGATCGGGGGAGGTCTGATCAAggggccgctgctgctggagatCGGTTTGAAttcgctctctgctgtgACGACGGCGAATTTCATGATTTTCTTCACGTCCTCCGCCAACGCGCTGCAGTACGCGACGCTGGGGCGGCTGCATATCGAGGACTCCATCAATTTCTTCTGCATTGCCGCACTAGGCGGCGCTGTCGGACTCGTGTGCGTCACAAAGGCTCTTAAGCGTACCAAGAGACAGTCGGGGCTCACACTTCTCCTCGCGTTCACGACACTCCTCAGCATGCTGTGCATGCTTTTCTCCTTCGGCTACAACCATATGCGCAATACAGGGAGGGGGAACGACAAACCGCTCACCATGGAAGACGCCTGCCAAGAGCGCAATCGGCTTCTCTTTGTCCATTCCTag